A genomic segment from Actinomadura hallensis encodes:
- a CDS encoding ABC transporter permease codes for MSAADNISTILASGARLTVPLAFAACGEYLAERAGTVNISVEAMMLGGAFGAVAGASVTGSAGSGLVAGMLVGLFIGFVHGNLSHRAAVNTFVVGLVLNTLVLGLTSYLIVTGSFTGHQVWQVSVPVLRDIPIVGQVLFVERWPVYLLIGVIPLTWWLVERSRWGLELRAVGEDPQAADVTGIDVNARRRQALLWCGVMAGLGGAYLAVGEVGSFTQNMTAGRGFIVIAAVIFGAWRLGRTLLGCALFGLADAMRLALPALGLSLNSQLLIVAPYLLALVAMLLFAAKDREPRALGKAFERGTA; via the coding sequence ATGAGCGCCGCGGACAACATCTCCACGATTCTCGCCAGCGGGGCCCGGTTGACGGTGCCGCTCGCCTTCGCGGCGTGCGGGGAGTACCTCGCCGAGCGGGCCGGGACCGTCAACATCTCCGTCGAGGCGATGATGCTGGGCGGCGCGTTCGGCGCCGTCGCCGGCGCGTCGGTGACCGGCAGCGCCGGCTCCGGGCTGGTGGCCGGGATGCTGGTCGGGCTGTTCATCGGGTTCGTGCACGGCAACCTGTCGCACCGGGCCGCGGTGAACACGTTCGTGGTCGGTCTCGTCCTCAACACGCTGGTGCTGGGGCTGACCAGCTACCTCATCGTCACCGGGTCGTTCACCGGCCACCAGGTGTGGCAGGTCAGCGTGCCGGTGCTGCGCGACATCCCGATCGTCGGGCAGGTCCTGTTCGTCGAGCGGTGGCCGGTCTACCTGCTGATCGGGGTGATCCCGCTGACGTGGTGGCTGGTCGAGCGCAGCAGATGGGGCCTGGAGCTGCGGGCGGTCGGCGAGGATCCGCAGGCCGCGGACGTGACCGGCATCGACGTGAACGCGCGGCGCCGCCAGGCGCTGCTGTGGTGCGGCGTGATGGCCGGGCTCGGCGGCGCGTACCTCGCGGTGGGCGAGGTCGGCTCGTTCACCCAGAACATGACCGCGGGCCGCGGGTTCATCGTCATCGCGGCGGTGATCTTCGGTGCGTGGCGGCTGGGCCGCACGCTGCTCGGCTGCGCGCTGTTCGGGCTCGCCGATGCGATGCGGCTGGCGCTGCCCGCGCTGGGCCTGTCGCTCAACTCGCAGCTGCTGATCGTGGCGCCCTACCTGCTCGCCCTGGTGGCGATGCTGCTGTTCGCCGCGAAGGACCGCGAGCCGCGGGCCCTCGGCAAGGCGTTCGAGCGGGGTACGGCGTGA
- a CDS encoding ABC transporter permease: protein MTGGDQTGRRLAAALNPGPGGIQVALATVVAVALALAVSSALVGLTGGSPGKVVQALYDGSLANSAAVSSTLLYAAPLLLVAVGTCVCVRAGVFNLGQEGQVLIGALAGAFVGLRLAIPGPALLVVAMVAAVLASGAWAGISALMHRFRGVNIVVSTLLMTFLAQQLVSYAVNTEWLLQETRRGGATVSPQSNRLPENGLLGSFGEYPGLQINGGLIIALLAAVVVAVLLARSRWGFRLTMLGLNPRAARHAGVRVAALGGAALAVSGAFAGLAGAVLLTSPVGTNRLQQGLSNNIGWDGLLVALVARNRPLLAIPVALLFGVLRSGGGFLASTGVPHFLVDVVKSLLVLAFVVPPVLTGALRRRRANRGTAADADAPAPEAKEAVAS from the coding sequence ATGACGGGGGGAGACCAGACCGGGCGGAGGCTCGCCGCGGCGCTGAACCCGGGTCCCGGCGGGATCCAGGTGGCGCTGGCCACCGTGGTCGCCGTCGCGCTGGCGCTGGCGGTGTCGTCGGCGCTGGTGGGCCTGACCGGCGGGTCGCCGGGCAAGGTCGTGCAGGCCCTGTACGACGGGAGCCTCGCCAACTCGGCGGCCGTCAGCTCGACGCTGCTGTACGCGGCGCCGCTGCTGCTGGTCGCGGTCGGCACGTGCGTGTGCGTCCGCGCCGGGGTGTTCAACCTCGGCCAGGAGGGCCAGGTGCTCATCGGCGCCCTCGCCGGCGCCTTCGTCGGGCTGCGGCTGGCGATCCCGGGCCCGGCGCTGCTGGTGGTCGCGATGGTCGCGGCGGTGCTGGCGAGCGGGGCGTGGGCCGGGATCAGCGCGCTGATGCACCGGTTCCGCGGCGTCAACATCGTGGTGAGCACGCTGCTGATGACGTTCCTCGCGCAGCAGCTCGTCTCGTACGCGGTGAACACCGAGTGGCTGCTGCAGGAGACGCGGCGCGGCGGCGCGACCGTCTCGCCGCAGTCCAACCGGCTGCCCGAGAACGGGCTGCTGGGCTCGTTCGGCGAGTACCCGGGGCTGCAGATCAACGGCGGCCTGATCATCGCGCTGCTCGCGGCCGTGGTCGTCGCGGTGCTCCTCGCGCGGAGCCGGTGGGGCTTCCGGCTGACGATGCTCGGCCTGAACCCGCGAGCCGCGCGGCACGCCGGGGTGCGGGTCGCGGCGCTCGGCGGCGCCGCGCTGGCGGTGTCCGGCGCGTTCGCCGGCCTCGCCGGGGCCGTGCTGCTGACCAGCCCGGTCGGCACCAACCGGCTGCAGCAGGGGCTGTCCAACAACATCGGCTGGGACGGCCTGCTGGTGGCGCTGGTCGCCCGCAACCGGCCGCTGCTGGCGATCCCGGTCGCGCTGCTGTTCGGCGTACTGCGTTCGGGCGGCGGGTTCCTGGCGTCGACGGGCGTCCCGCACTTCCTCGTCGACGTGGTCAAGTCGCTGCTGGTGCTCGCGTTCGTGGTCCCGCCGGTCCTGACCGGCGCGCTGCGGCGGCGGCGCGCGAACCGCGGGACGGCGGCCGACGCGGACGCGCCGGCGCCCGAGGCCAAGGAGGCGGTGGCGTCATGA
- a CDS encoding ABC transporter ATP-binding protein, whose amino-acid sequence MTDRDGLREGGLPHDGLGQGGGGRAPALVLRGIGKSYGPVVACDAVDLTVHRGEIHGLLGENGAGKSTLMKILLGLVRRDTGTIHHDGRPVEVTGPQEAIALGIGMVHQHFSLVEPLTVWENVTLGDTGKVDRARACEQVEEVGARYGLPIDPLAPVSRLSAGERQRVELIKCLRRDPSVLVLDEPTSVLTQAESAELFGVLREVVASEDRAVILISHKLAEITTATDRVTVLRRGRVVFHSATADTTPQELARQMVGRDVSLRAEAAALGMLPVERRGGARPQEEETPEPGVEPALRLSGVTVVSDGVPLLDDLSLEVAPGEILGLYGVEGNGQATLGDLLSGLVEPSAGTVEIGGVRVDPAKPGALHKAGLGIVPEDRHASGVVLDMSVADNLVMKSLENVSGRLLVDRRRTRELARRLADEFNIITSSLDNPVRSLSGGNQQRVVLAREMSANPSVLVAAQPTHGLDVGAIEDMYLRLRKAASGGVAVLLISTELEEIMALSSRIAVISRGRITGLLPTAEATSERLGMLVGGVAA is encoded by the coding sequence ATGACCGATCGTGACGGCCTCCGCGAAGGCGGCCTCCCTCACGACGGCCTCGGTCAGGGCGGCGGGGGCCGGGCGCCCGCGCTGGTGCTGCGCGGGATCGGCAAGTCCTACGGGCCGGTCGTGGCGTGCGACGCGGTGGACCTGACCGTCCACCGCGGCGAGATCCACGGCCTGCTGGGCGAGAACGGCGCGGGCAAGTCCACGCTGATGAAGATCCTGCTCGGGCTCGTCAGGCGGGACACCGGAACGATCCACCACGACGGCCGCCCGGTCGAGGTCACGGGTCCGCAGGAGGCGATCGCGCTCGGCATCGGCATGGTGCACCAGCACTTCAGCCTCGTCGAGCCGCTCACCGTCTGGGAGAACGTCACCCTCGGCGACACCGGCAAGGTCGACCGGGCACGGGCGTGCGAGCAGGTCGAGGAGGTCGGCGCCCGGTACGGGCTGCCGATCGACCCGCTCGCGCCCGTGTCCCGGCTGTCGGCGGGCGAGCGGCAGCGCGTCGAGCTGATCAAGTGCCTGCGCCGCGACCCGTCCGTCCTCGTCCTGGACGAGCCCACCTCGGTGCTCACCCAGGCGGAGTCGGCGGAACTGTTCGGCGTGCTGCGCGAGGTCGTCGCGAGCGAGGACCGCGCGGTGATCCTGATCAGCCACAAGCTGGCGGAGATCACCACGGCCACCGACCGGGTGACCGTGCTGCGCCGGGGCCGCGTCGTGTTCCACAGCGCGACCGCGGACACCACCCCGCAGGAGCTGGCGCGGCAGATGGTCGGCCGGGACGTGTCGCTGCGCGCCGAGGCCGCCGCGCTCGGCATGCTGCCGGTCGAACGCCGCGGCGGCGCGCGGCCGCAGGAGGAGGAGACGCCGGAACCCGGCGTCGAACCCGCGCTGCGGCTGTCGGGCGTCACCGTCGTCTCCGACGGGGTTCCGCTGCTGGACGACCTCAGCCTGGAGGTCGCGCCCGGCGAGATCCTCGGGCTGTACGGGGTGGAGGGCAACGGCCAGGCGACGCTGGGCGACCTGCTGTCCGGCCTGGTCGAGCCCTCCGCCGGGACGGTCGAGATCGGCGGCGTGCGGGTCGACCCGGCCAAGCCGGGCGCGCTGCACAAGGCGGGTCTCGGCATCGTCCCGGAGGACCGGCACGCCTCCGGCGTCGTCCTCGACATGAGCGTCGCGGACAACCTGGTGATGAAGTCGCTCGAGAACGTGAGCGGCCGGCTGCTGGTCGACCGGCGCAGGACGCGGGAGCTGGCGCGGCGGCTGGCGGACGAGTTCAACATCATCACCTCGTCGCTGGACAACCCCGTCCGCAGCCTGTCGGGCGGCAACCAGCAGCGGGTGGTCCTCGCCCGGGAGATGTCGGCGAACCCGTCGGTGCTGGTCGCCGCCCAGCCCACCCACGGCCTGGACGTCGGCGCGATCGAGGACATGTACCTGCGGCTCCGCAAGGCCGCGTCCGGCGGCGTGGCCGTCCTGCTGATCAGCACGGAGCTGGAGGAGATCATGGCGCTGTCCTCCCGCATCGCCGTCATCTCCCGCGGCCGCATCACGGGCCTGCTGCCCACGGCGGAGGCCACCTCCGAACGGCTCGGCATGCTCGTCGGAGGTGTGGCCGCATGA
- a CDS encoding BMP family lipoprotein: MKNRKTARIASAAVACATLLALSGCADKDATATPDSAGGSGTTVVPDPDVNGDGKVIIGVLSPGDINDNGYYESFVTAADEFAKEKGWTVIKRGNVPETEALSAARALCQQKVDMVALGASELKDAIPASEEAVCAKTAWYVPSSGNVQQTPRIMLSTDDAAQSILTAGYAAGLMMEARGATKAAFVAGMEVDFNINASTAFKAGVRSVLPDATVTTTYSGDQDDAAKAREAVQAQMDQGAEVVYPYLGGSTDAATTLANSKNLITLTPGTDRCDSTEPKFDISVLYSPGDYLTEALRMFADGKLELGVEKVWTIGKDPLPAIKLCKKDPEIQKKLDEFVEKIAKGEIDPDAEVERLGK, encoded by the coding sequence GTGAAGAACCGCAAAACGGCACGGATCGCGAGCGCGGCAGTCGCGTGCGCCACCCTTCTCGCCCTGTCCGGCTGCGCCGACAAGGACGCCACCGCCACCCCGGACTCCGCCGGCGGATCCGGCACCACGGTCGTTCCCGACCCCGACGTCAACGGCGACGGCAAGGTGATCATCGGGGTGCTCAGCCCCGGCGACATCAACGACAACGGCTACTACGAGAGCTTCGTGACCGCCGCCGACGAGTTCGCCAAGGAGAAGGGCTGGACCGTCATCAAGCGCGGCAACGTCCCGGAGACCGAGGCGCTGAGCGCGGCCCGCGCGCTGTGCCAGCAGAAGGTCGACATGGTCGCGCTCGGCGCGTCCGAGCTCAAGGACGCGATCCCCGCCTCGGAGGAGGCGGTGTGCGCGAAGACCGCCTGGTACGTCCCGAGCTCCGGCAACGTCCAGCAGACGCCGCGGATCATGCTGTCCACCGACGACGCCGCGCAGAGCATCCTGACCGCCGGCTACGCGGCGGGCCTGATGATGGAGGCGCGCGGCGCCACCAAGGCCGCGTTCGTCGCCGGCATGGAGGTCGACTTCAACATCAACGCCTCCACGGCGTTCAAGGCGGGCGTCCGCTCGGTGCTGCCGGACGCGACCGTCACCACCACCTACTCCGGTGACCAGGACGACGCCGCCAAGGCCCGCGAGGCCGTGCAGGCGCAGATGGACCAGGGCGCGGAGGTCGTCTACCCCTACCTCGGCGGCTCGACCGACGCGGCGACGACGCTGGCCAACAGCAAGAACCTCATCACGCTGACCCCCGGCACCGACCGGTGCGATTCCACCGAGCCGAAGTTCGACATCTCCGTGCTGTACAGCCCCGGCGACTACCTGACCGAGGCGCTGCGGATGTTCGCGGACGGGAAGCTCGAGCTGGGCGTGGAGAAGGTCTGGACGATCGGCAAGGACCCGCTGCCCGCGATCAAGCTCTGCAAGAAGGACCCGGAGATCCAGAAGAAGCTCGACGAGTTCGTCGAGAAGATCGCGAAGGGCGAGATCGACCCGGACGCGGAAGTGGAGAGGCTCGGTAAGTGA